The following are encoded in a window of Mustela nigripes isolate SB6536 chromosome 1, MUSNIG.SB6536, whole genome shotgun sequence genomic DNA:
- the RNF26 gene encoding E3 ubiquitin-protein ligase RNF26, whose translation MEAVYLIVNGVGLVLDLLTLVLDLNFLLVSSLLASLAWLLAFIYNLPHTVLTSLLHLGRGVLLSLLALIEALVRFTFGGLQALCTLLYSCCSGLESLKLLGHLASHGALRSREILHRGVLNVVSNGHALLRQACDICAIAMSLVAYVINSLVNICLIGTQNFFSLMLALWDAVMGPLWRMTDVVAAFLAHISSSAVAMAILLWTPCQLALELLASAARLLASFVLVNVTGLVLLACVLAVTVTVLHPDLTLRLATRALSQLHARPSYHRLREDVVRLSRLALDLEAWRRVWSRSLQLASWPNRGGAPGAPQGGPRRVPSARTWRQDILPEAGPRSEAEEAEEVRTARATAARGRERLNEEESVAGQDPWKLLKEQEERKKCVICQDQSKTVLLLPCRHLCLCQACTEILMRHPVYHRNCPLCRRGILQTLNVYL comes from the coding sequence ATGGAGGCTGTGTACCTGATAGTGAATGGGGTGGGCCTTGTGCTGGACCTGCTGACCTTGGTGTTGGACCTCAACTTCCTGCTGGTGTCCTCCCTCCTGGCTTCCCTGGCCTGGCTCCTGGCCTTCATCTACAACCTGCCACACACGGTACTGACTAGTCTTTTACACTTGGGCCGCGGAGTCCTGCTTTCATTGCTGGCCTTGATTGAAGCCTTGGTGCGGTTCACCTTTGGGGGTTTGCAGGCCTTATGTACCCTGCTGTACAGCTGCTGCTCTGGCCTGGAGAGCTTAaagctcctggggcacctggcctCTCACGGGGCACTGAGGAGCCGGGAGATACTGCACCGAGGTGTCCTCAATGTGGTCTCCAATGGCCATGCTTTGCTGCGCCAGGCCTGTGACATCTGTGCCATTGCCATGAGTCTGGTGGCCTACGTGATCAACAGCCTGGTGAACATCTGCCTCATTGGCACTCAGAACTTTTTCTCCCTGATGCTGGCCCTGTGGGATGCAGTGATGGGGCCCCTGTGGAGGATGACGGACGTTGTAGCAGCCTTCCTAGCCCACATTTCCAGCAGTGCCGTGGCCATGGCCATCCTCCTCTGGACCCCCTGCCAGCTAGCACTGGAGCTCCTAGCGTCAGCTGCCCGTCTCCTGGCCAGCTTCGTGCTTGTCAACGTCACCGGCCTGGTGCTGCTGGCTTGCGTGCTGGCAGTGACGGTGACTGTGTTGCACCCGGACCTCACCCTGAGACTGGCCACCCGGGCACTCAGTCAGCTCCACGCCCGGCCATCCTATCACCGGCTCCGAGAGGATGTGGTGCGGCTGTCTCGCCTAGCACTGGACTTGGAGGCCTGGCGCCGAGTCTGGAGCCGCAGCCTGCAGCTGGCCTCCTGGCCAAAccggggaggggctcctggggcccCTCAGGGTGGCCCTAGGAGGGTGCCCTCAGCCAGGACCTGGCGACAGGACATTCTTCCCGAAGCAGGGCCCAGATCagaggcagaagaggcagaagaggtCAGGACGGCCAGAGCAACAGCTGCTCGCGGGCGGGAGAGGCTCAACGAGGAAGAGTCTGTAGCGGGGCAAGACCCGTGGAAGTTGCTCAAGGAGCAGGAGGAGCGGAAGAAATGTGTCATCTGCCAGGACCAGAGCAAGACGGTGCTGCTTCTGCCCTGTCGGCACCTGTGCCTGTGCCAGGCTTGCACTGAGATCCTCATGCGCCACCCTGTCTATCACCGCAACTGCCCACTCTGCCGCCGGGGCATTCTGCAGACCCTTAATGTCTACCTCTGA